The following are encoded together in the Serratia sp. UGAL515B_01 genome:
- a CDS encoding antitoxin Xre/MbcA/ParS toxin-binding domain-containing protein encodes MRTFSPSKKPVSNQLWRSAGFPASRGPELILRLREGLPVSVIETIHHWAGFPKADILRITGINAKTLSRRKAGTGILNPDESEKIARLIRVADAAVDLFEGDREKAVSWMRKPVRGLGNETPENLLNTESGAVEVLDLIGRLEHGVFS; translated from the coding sequence ATGCGCACATTCAGTCCGTCTAAAAAGCCCGTCAGCAACCAATTGTGGCGTTCAGCGGGGTTTCCAGCAAGCCGCGGGCCGGAATTAATACTGCGCCTGCGAGAGGGGTTACCAGTATCAGTCATTGAAACTATACACCATTGGGCGGGTTTCCCTAAAGCAGACATACTCAGAATAACCGGCATCAATGCTAAGACCTTGAGTCGAAGGAAGGCGGGGACAGGCATATTAAACCCGGATGAGAGCGAAAAGATTGCACGTCTGATACGTGTTGCTGATGCCGCAGTCGATCTGTTCGAAGGCGATCGTGAAAAAGCGGTAAGTTGGATGCGTAAGCCAGTACGTGGATTGGGTAATGAGACCCCTGAGAACCTGCTAAACACAGAAAGTGGTGCGGTCGAAGTTCTCGATCTCATCGGCAGACTCGAGCATGGCGTTTTTTCATGA
- a CDS encoding RES family NAD+ phosphorylase has product MIGFRIVKTKYLDTAWSGYGAQRHGGRWNHKGNAMIYLATSVSLATLECLVHFDDSALLQHYTLLSIEVSDTDIIALEPTALPTNWQQLTAPQETMDIGSEWLDSGSSVGLLVPSSVVPMENNILINPQHTDFTAYLSSVQAMPHIFDPRLK; this is encoded by the coding sequence ATGATCGGTTTTCGCATTGTGAAAACCAAATATTTGGACACCGCATGGTCCGGTTATGGTGCTCAACGGCACGGAGGGCGCTGGAACCACAAAGGAAACGCCATGATTTATTTGGCAACGTCGGTTTCATTGGCCACCTTAGAATGTCTGGTTCATTTCGATGATTCAGCCCTGCTACAACACTACACTTTGCTCAGCATTGAAGTGTCCGATACGGATATCATCGCTCTAGAACCCACCGCATTGCCCACTAACTGGCAACAACTGACTGCGCCTCAAGAAACGATGGATATAGGTTCTGAATGGTTAGACTCAGGTTCATCGGTTGGCTTGTTAGTTCCCTCGTCGGTAGTACCGATGGAAAACAATATACTGATTAATCCTCAACATACTGATTTCACTGCATACCTTAGCAGCGTGCAGGCGATGCCACATATATTCGACCCAAGGTTGAAGTAG
- a CDS encoding 5-formyltetrahydrofolate cyclo-ligase, producing MSLRPQFSQQRQLIRHEVRQRRNSLTPEQQRNFALQLAKRVSHHPHILAAQNVAAFLSFDGELDTGPLIEQLWLLGKQVYLPVLHPFNAGNLLFLHYTAKTGLIYNRFKILEPALDVRSVLPLSQLDVLLAPLVAFDSQGQRLGMGGGFYDRTLQNWQSGGPYPIGLAHDCQQVTRLPVEQWDIALPQIITPSKTWSW from the coding sequence ATGTCCTTACGGCCCCAATTCAGTCAGCAACGCCAACTGATCCGCCATGAAGTCCGCCAGCGGCGAAACAGCTTAACCCCCGAACAGCAACGTAACTTTGCTTTACAACTCGCCAAACGTGTTTCACACCACCCGCACATTCTCGCTGCCCAAAATGTTGCGGCGTTTCTTTCTTTTGACGGCGAACTGGATACCGGCCCACTTATTGAACAATTATGGTTATTGGGTAAACAGGTTTATCTTCCCGTTTTACACCCATTCAACGCGGGTAACCTGTTGTTTCTGCATTACACGGCAAAAACAGGTTTGATTTACAATCGCTTTAAAATTCTAGAACCTGCGCTTGATGTACGCAGCGTACTCCCCTTATCACAATTAGATGTGCTGCTGGCCCCCTTGGTCGCCTTTGACTCACAAGGACAACGGTTAGGTATGGGAGGGGGATTTTACGATCGTACCTTGCAAAACTGGCAGTCTGGAGGGCCTTATCCGATAGGGCTTGCACATGATTGCCAGCAGGTCACTCGTTTACCCGTAGAACAATGGGATATTGCGTTACCACAAATTATCACTCCCTCAAAAACCTGGTCTTGGTAG
- the zapA gene encoding cell division protein ZapA codes for MSAQPVDIQIFGRSLRVNCPPEQQDALNMAAEDLNQRLQDLKVRTRVTNTEQLVFIAALNVCHELAQERLKTRDYAANMEQRIRMLQQTIEQALLEQGRIAERQDAHFE; via the coding sequence ATGTCTGCACAACCGGTAGATATTCAAATTTTTGGCCGTTCGTTAAGAGTCAATTGTCCGCCAGAACAACAAGATGCGTTGAACATGGCAGCAGAAGACCTCAATCAGCGGTTGCAAGATCTTAAAGTTCGCACTAGAGTCACAAATACAGAGCAACTCGTTTTTATCGCGGCATTGAATGTTTGCCACGAACTTGCTCAGGAACGTTTGAAAACCCGTGATTATGCAGCCAATATGGAACAACGGATTCGTATGCTGCAACAGACCATTGAACAGGCATTGCTTGAACAAGGTCGCATCGCTGAACGTCAGGATGCACATTTCGAATAA
- a CDS encoding YecA family protein has product MSIQNTFPSYQSLTVALNQQAVALTAAEMHGLISGLLCGGNRDASWQTLVHELTNEGIAFPQSLSQPLQQLHEITRDALEDDEFMFQLMMPEGETASVFDRADALAGWVNHFLLGLGMMQPKLAQVKDEVGEAIDDLRNIAQLGYDEDEDQEELAQSLEEVIEYVRVAALLCHTEFTRHKPTAVENRKPTLH; this is encoded by the coding sequence ATGTCTATACAGAATACATTTCCAAGTTACCAATCTTTGACCGTTGCCCTTAACCAGCAAGCGGTAGCATTAACCGCTGCAGAGATGCACGGGTTAATTAGTGGCCTGTTGTGCGGCGGTAACCGCGACGCCAGCTGGCAGACGTTGGTACATGAACTGACCAATGAAGGGATCGCTTTCCCACAGTCGTTAAGCCAGCCGCTGCAGCAGTTGCATGAAATTACACGAGATGCGTTGGAGGATGATGAATTCATGTTCCAGCTGATGATGCCAGAGGGCGAAACTGCTAGCGTGTTTGACCGTGCGGATGCGCTAGCGGGTTGGGTAAACCACTTCCTGCTTGGGCTTGGTATGATGCAGCCGAAATTGGCACAGGTAAAAGATGAAGTGGGTGAGGCTATTGATGATTTGCGTAATATCGCCCAGCTGGGATACGACGAAGACGAAGATCAGGAAGAGTTAGCTCAGTCACTCGAAGAAGTCATAGAATACGTACGCGTTGCCGCATTGCTTTGCCATACCGAATTCACGCGACATAAGCCGACCGCAGTGGAAAACAGAAAGCCGACTTTGCATTAA
- a CDS encoding DNA/RNA non-specific endonuclease: MSFSLPGIYLYHLSSDNLPPEEFERIVSAHKAWSRICSEYVFDDDYNSSGYIINMRERRMASHRTASSGRHEKEKLERMVFLGEVVMLSDIYGPANLFYINDKGKLICTDLLAFRFDGAKKIIAQYDQSVWKRDYRVKGGKPRPTQVRRLQSATNTMPERSALSRAADEAGRVLAPKLQSFKTLWEATPYTHDKATTEAARQRIADSFTETLEGLNTLTEHPPQVIANAVYDNMKAAVTESYDRNGFAGAVGMLGVSALAELGGTKGLGTLKQLDKLKHISAKELKVVEIKSGEKGGWSKPLNKPEANTVYKVDGNKVYHTDELGRVKMVEADLTPMTKDRNTYQQRKAGKSGEATDEGGHLLASIFDGPGEKLNLVPMDANLNKGAWKKLENSWAKALEDGKPVKVKINPIYTGDSGRPSSFEIKHTIGNERPVITGFKNMPGGEP; encoded by the coding sequence ATGAGCTTCAGTTTGCCTGGTATCTACCTGTACCATCTATCAAGCGATAATCTTCCCCCTGAAGAGTTTGAACGTATCGTCAGTGCGCATAAGGCTTGGTCACGGATTTGTAGTGAGTATGTGTTTGACGATGACTATAATAGCAGCGGCTATATCATCAATATGCGTGAAAGAAGGATGGCGAGTCACCGCACAGCATCTAGCGGAAGACACGAAAAAGAGAAGCTGGAAAGAATGGTGTTTTTGGGTGAAGTGGTCATGCTGAGTGACATTTATGGGCCTGCTAACCTCTTTTATATCAACGATAAGGGTAAGCTGATTTGTACAGACTTGCTGGCTTTTCGTTTTGATGGTGCAAAAAAGATTATTGCTCAATACGACCAATCTGTCTGGAAGCGAGACTATCGAGTAAAAGGTGGGAAACCACGCCCGACTCAAGTAAGACGGCTACAAAGCGCCACGAACACGATGCCCGAACGCTCTGCGCTATCTCGCGCTGCTGATGAAGCGGGGCGGGTATTGGCTCCAAAGTTGCAGTCGTTCAAAACTTTATGGGAAGCAACGCCTTACACACATGACAAAGCCACAACTGAGGCTGCTCGTCAACGTATTGCGGATAGTTTTACAGAGACCCTGGAAGGGTTGAACACTTTGACGGAACATCCCCCTCAAGTGATTGCTAACGCTGTTTATGACAATATGAAAGCTGCGGTGACAGAGTCTTATGACCGTAACGGATTTGCCGGTGCAGTCGGAATGCTAGGAGTGTCTGCATTGGCGGAGCTGGGCGGTACCAAAGGTTTGGGAACGCTAAAACAACTTGATAAATTGAAGCATATTTCTGCGAAAGAGTTAAAAGTGGTAGAAATAAAATCCGGCGAAAAAGGGGGATGGAGCAAACCTTTGAACAAGCCCGAGGCCAACACAGTCTATAAGGTTGATGGGAATAAAGTCTATCACACGGATGAGCTTGGTCGAGTGAAAATGGTTGAGGCCGATCTCACGCCAATGACTAAAGACCGTAACACTTATCAGCAACGCAAGGCTGGAAAAAGTGGTGAGGCCACTGATGAAGGTGGTCATTTGCTCGCGAGTATCTTTGATGGGCCGGGTGAAAAGCTTAATCTTGTACCGATGGATGCGAATCTGAACAAGGGAGCATGGAAAAAGTTGGAAAACAGCTGGGCCAAGGCATTGGAAGATGGCAAACCTGTCAAAGTAAAAATCAATCCTATTTACACTGGCGATAGTGGCAGGCCCAGCAGCTTTGAAATAAAACACACAATAGGTAATGAACGACCTGTCATAACCGGTTTTAAAAATATGCCTGGAGGAGAACCATGA
- the pepP gene encoding Xaa-Pro aminopeptidase, with protein MTQQEFHNRRQALLAKMAPASAAVIFAAPEATRSADSEYPYRQNSDFWYLTGFNEPEAVLILVKSDETHNHSVLFNRVRDLMAEIWFGRRLGQDAAPAKLGIDRALAFNEINDQLHLLLNGLDVVYHAQGQYAYADEILFGAVDKLRKGFRQNLAAPATMTDYRPWLHEMRLFKSAEEVAAMRRAGEISALAHTRAMEKCRPGMFEYQLEGEILHEFMRQGARYPSYNTIVGSGENSCILHYTENECQMRDGDLVLIDAGCEYLGYAGDITRTFPVNGKFTKPQRAVYDIVLASINKALEMFKPGVSIREVNDQIVRVMISGLVELGVLKGDVEQLFAEQAHRPFFMHGLSHWLGLDVHDVGHYGTPNRDRVLEPGMVLTVEPGLYIQPDADVPAEYRGIGIRIEDDILITQDGNENLTASVVKDADAIEALMAAAR; from the coding sequence TTGACCCAGCAGGAATTTCACAACCGCCGTCAGGCGTTGCTGGCGAAGATGGCGCCGGCCAGTGCGGCAGTTATTTTCGCAGCACCAGAAGCGACACGCAGTGCGGATTCTGAATACCCATACCGTCAGAACAGCGATTTCTGGTATCTGACTGGATTCAATGAACCGGAAGCGGTGCTGATCCTGGTTAAAAGTGATGAAACCCATAACCATAGCGTACTGTTTAACCGTGTTCGCGACCTCATGGCAGAGATTTGGTTTGGTCGCCGTCTTGGGCAAGATGCTGCCCCGGCTAAATTGGGGATAGATCGCGCACTGGCCTTTAATGAAATCAACGACCAATTGCATCTGTTACTTAATGGCCTTGATGTGGTGTATCACGCGCAAGGGCAATATGCCTATGCCGATGAAATCCTGTTTGGTGCGGTTGATAAATTGCGCAAAGGTTTCCGCCAGAATCTGGCAGCGCCTGCAACGATGACGGATTATCGCCCATGGCTACATGAGATGCGTCTGTTCAAATCCGCAGAAGAAGTCGCTGCAATGCGCCGGGCTGGCGAGATCAGTGCGCTGGCTCATACTCGTGCGATGGAAAAATGCCGCCCCGGCATGTTCGAATACCAGTTGGAAGGCGAAATCCTGCACGAATTTATGCGCCAAGGCGCACGGTACCCCTCTTACAATACGATCGTCGGTAGTGGTGAAAACAGCTGCATACTGCATTACACCGAAAATGAGTGTCAAATGCGTGACGGTGATTTGGTTCTGATTGATGCTGGATGCGAATACCTCGGCTATGCCGGTGATATCACTCGTACTTTTCCGGTGAACGGTAAATTCACTAAACCCCAACGCGCGGTGTACGACATTGTGTTAGCTTCGATAAACAAAGCGCTAGAGATGTTTAAACCGGGCGTTAGCATCCGCGAAGTCAACGATCAGATAGTACGAGTCATGATCTCGGGTCTGGTTGAACTGGGCGTGCTGAAGGGAGATGTAGAGCAACTGTTTGCTGAGCAGGCACACCGTCCGTTCTTTATGCATGGTTTGAGCCACTGGCTGGGGTTAGATGTGCATGACGTCGGTCACTATGGCACACCGAACCGCGATCGCGTCTTGGAACCGGGTATGGTTTTAACGGTAGAGCCGGGTTTGTATATTCAGCCTGATGCTGACGTGCCTGCAGAATATCGTGGTATTGGCATTCGCATCGAAGATGACATTCTGATCACTCAAGATGGCAATGAAAACTTGACCGCCAGCGTCGTGAAGGATGCGGACGCAATTGAAGCTTTGATGGCAGCGGCCAGATAA
- the ubiH gene encoding 2-octaprenyl-6-methoxyphenyl hydroxylase: MSVIIVGGGMAGATLALAISSLTQGKVVVDLVEAAQPNDGTHPGYDGRAIALAHGTCQQLARIGVWPALRDCATAITHVHVSDRGHAGFVNLHAQDYQVEALGQVIELFDAGQRLFALLEKAPGIRLHCPAKVLNVLRTANHADVQLDNGHYLRGQLLVAADGSRSALAQACNIKWQQSDYAHFATIANVTTAQAPQGRAFERFTHHGPLALLPMSHGRSSLVWCHAREDREQIDGWNDQLFLSQLQQAFGWRLGKILKVGKRHSYPLSLLKANQHASHRLALVGNAAQTLHPIAGQGFNLGLRDVMSLAEILAKAAQAGIDLGTYPLLSRYQQRRQQDQQATVGVTDGLIRLFANGYAPLVAGRNLGLMAMEQLPAVRDAFAKRTLGWVER, translated from the coding sequence ATGAGCGTAATCATTGTTGGCGGCGGAATGGCTGGTGCAACGCTGGCGTTGGCGATCTCATCTCTGACTCAGGGAAAGGTGGTCGTTGACCTTGTTGAGGCTGCTCAGCCAAACGATGGTACGCATCCCGGTTATGATGGCCGGGCTATTGCTTTGGCGCACGGAACCTGCCAACAATTAGCGCGTATTGGTGTCTGGCCTGCATTGCGTGACTGCGCAACAGCGATCACTCACGTTCATGTTAGCGATCGTGGCCATGCGGGTTTTGTGAATCTGCATGCGCAGGATTATCAGGTGGAAGCGTTGGGGCAGGTCATCGAACTGTTTGATGCCGGTCAGCGCCTGTTTGCTTTGCTGGAGAAAGCGCCTGGGATAAGGCTGCATTGCCCTGCCAAAGTGCTCAACGTTTTGCGAACAGCTAACCATGCAGATGTGCAACTGGATAATGGGCATTATTTGCGAGGGCAACTGCTGGTGGCTGCCGACGGTTCACGTTCGGCACTAGCGCAGGCCTGTAATATCAAGTGGCAACAGAGCGATTACGCCCATTTTGCTACTATTGCCAACGTTACCACTGCGCAAGCACCGCAGGGACGAGCATTCGAACGTTTTACCCACCACGGTCCACTGGCGCTGTTGCCGATGTCTCATGGTCGTAGCTCTCTGGTTTGGTGTCATGCACGTGAAGATCGTGAACAGATAGATGGTTGGAACGACCAACTTTTTCTCAGCCAACTGCAGCAAGCATTTGGCTGGCGACTGGGTAAAATTCTGAAGGTAGGTAAGCGTCACAGCTATCCGCTCAGCTTGTTGAAGGCTAACCAGCATGCCAGCCACCGTCTTGCATTGGTTGGCAATGCCGCTCAAACGCTGCATCCTATCGCAGGACAGGGGTTCAACCTCGGGTTGCGTGATGTCATGTCGCTGGCAGAAATTCTGGCGAAAGCCGCACAGGCCGGTATTGACTTAGGAACTTACCCGCTGTTGAGTCGTTATCAGCAACGGCGTCAACAAGACCAGCAAGCAACGGTCGGTGTAACTGACGGTTTGATCCGGCTGTTTGCCAACGGCTATGCCCCGCTGGTTGCTGGGCGTAACCTGGGGCTAATGGCAATGGAACAGTTGCCAGCCGTTCGCGATGCTTTTGCCAAGCGCACATTGGGCTGGGTTGAGCGCTAG
- the ubiI gene encoding FAD-dependent 2-octaprenylphenol hydroxylase, whose amino-acid sequence MQSFDVIIAGGGMVGLTLACGLQGSGLRVAVLEHRQPEILPLQEQPALRVSAINAASERLLQQIGVWGHILSLRASAYNAMEVWERDSFGKISFRGDECGFSHLGHIIENEVIQQALWKKAQTLGDATLLAPAALKQVAWGENEAFLTLEDGRMLTARLVVGADGANSWLRQHADIPLTFWDYRHSALVATIRTEEPHQATARQVFHGEGILAFLPFNDPYLSSIVWSLAPEEAERLKQLEPEAFNRELAMVFDMRLGHCQLESNRLTFPLTGRYARSFAAHRLALVGDAAHTVHPLAGQGANLGFMDAAELISELKRLQRQGKDIGQHLYLRRYERRRKHGAAVMLASMQGFRELFAGHNPAKKLLRDVGLRLADSLPGVKPKLIRQAMGLNDLPDWLR is encoded by the coding sequence ATGCAGTCATTTGATGTGATTATCGCCGGAGGCGGTATGGTGGGATTGACGCTGGCCTGTGGTTTGCAGGGGAGCGGTCTGCGTGTGGCAGTGCTTGAACACCGGCAGCCGGAAATTTTACCGTTACAGGAACAACCAGCGTTACGCGTTTCTGCCATTAATGCTGCAAGTGAACGATTGTTGCAACAGATAGGCGTTTGGGGGCACATCCTTAGCCTGCGTGCTAGCGCTTATAACGCGATGGAAGTCTGGGAGCGCGATAGCTTCGGCAAGATTTCATTTCGTGGTGATGAATGTGGTTTCAGTCATCTTGGGCACATTATCGAAAACGAAGTGATCCAGCAGGCATTGTGGAAAAAGGCACAAACGTTGGGCGACGCGACGCTGCTTGCGCCAGCGGCGCTGAAACAGGTAGCTTGGGGGGAGAATGAGGCCTTCCTCACCCTGGAAGATGGCCGCATGTTGACTGCCCGATTGGTGGTTGGAGCCGACGGAGCCAACTCTTGGTTGCGTCAGCATGCGGATATTCCGTTGACCTTCTGGGACTATCGCCATAGCGCACTGGTGGCAACTATCCGCACTGAAGAGCCTCATCAAGCCACGGCTCGCCAGGTTTTCCATGGTGAAGGAATACTGGCATTCTTACCGTTTAACGATCCGTATTTAAGCTCAATTGTCTGGTCGTTGGCACCTGAAGAAGCTGAACGACTTAAACAGCTTGAACCCGAAGCCTTTAATCGTGAGTTGGCAATGGTTTTCGACATGCGTTTGGGTCACTGCCAGCTTGAGAGCAACAGGTTGACTTTTCCACTCACTGGCCGCTATGCCCGCAGCTTTGCTGCCCACCGTTTAGCGTTGGTGGGGGATGCCGCGCATACTGTGCATCCGCTGGCAGGCCAAGGGGCAAATCTGGGCTTTATGGATGCAGCTGAGTTGATATCTGAACTCAAACGCCTCCAACGTCAGGGCAAGGACATCGGCCAACATTTGTATCTGCGCCGCTATGAGCGCCGTCGTAAGCATGGTGCCGCGGTGATGCTGGCCAGTATGCAAGGTTTCCGCGAACTGTTTGCAGGCCATAATCCGGCGAAGAAGCTGCTGCGTGATGTTGGCTTAAGGCTGGCTGACAGCTTACCAGGTGTAAAACCGAAACTGATCCGTCAGGCTATGGGGCTGAACGATTTGCCGGATTGGTTGCGATAA
- the gcvT gene encoding glycine cleavage system aminomethyltransferase GcvT, producing MAKQTPLYDQHAACGARMVDFHGWMMPLHYGSQIDEHHAVRQDAGMFDVSHMTIVDLCGTRTREFLRYLLANDVAKLTQPGKALYSSMLNASGGVIDDLIVYFFTEEAFRLVVNSATREKDLIWITQHAAPYGIELTVRDDLALLAVQGPHAKERVATLFTPEQKQAVEGMKPFFGVQTGDLFIATTGYTGEAGYEIALPKKQVVDFWHKLLSAGVKPAGLGARDTLRLEAGMNLYGQEMDEGISPLAANMGWTIAWEPQERNFIGREALELQREKGTQQLVGLVMKEKGVLRNELPVYFTDVNGQRQVGVITSGSFSPTLGFSIALARVPAGIGEQAIVQIRNREMPVLVTKPGFVRAGKSLIN from the coding sequence ATGGCAAAGCAAACCCCACTGTACGACCAACATGCGGCGTGCGGTGCACGCATGGTCGATTTTCATGGCTGGATGATGCCGCTACATTACGGCTCCCAGATAGATGAACATCATGCGGTGCGTCAGGATGCCGGTATGTTCGATGTCTCCCATATGACCATTGTGGATTTGTGCGGTACCCGTACCCGCGAGTTCCTTCGCTATCTGTTGGCGAATGATGTCGCCAAACTCACCCAACCTGGAAAAGCACTGTATAGCAGCATGTTGAATGCGTCCGGTGGTGTGATCGATGATTTGATTGTTTATTTTTTTACGGAAGAGGCTTTTCGCCTGGTGGTGAACTCTGCTACCCGTGAGAAGGATCTGATTTGGATCACGCAACATGCTGCACCATACGGCATCGAATTGACAGTGCGTGACGATTTGGCGCTGCTCGCGGTGCAAGGGCCTCATGCTAAAGAGCGTGTCGCCACTCTTTTTACCCCCGAACAGAAACAGGCTGTGGAAGGTATGAAACCTTTCTTTGGTGTACAGACTGGCGATCTCTTTATTGCAACCACGGGTTACACCGGTGAAGCCGGTTATGAAATAGCGCTGCCGAAAAAGCAGGTGGTTGATTTTTGGCATAAACTACTGAGTGCAGGTGTGAAACCCGCAGGGTTGGGTGCGCGTGATACATTACGTTTGGAGGCAGGAATGAACCTTTACGGCCAGGAAATGGACGAGGGGATTTCTCCACTGGCTGCCAATATGGGCTGGACTATTGCGTGGGAGCCGCAGGAACGTAATTTTATTGGCCGTGAGGCGTTGGAACTACAACGCGAAAAGGGGACGCAACAACTTGTGGGTTTGGTCATGAAGGAAAAGGGCGTATTACGCAATGAACTGCCAGTATATTTTACTGATGTCAATGGCCAACGACAGGTTGGGGTGATTACCAGCGGTTCTTTTTCTCCGACTCTGGGTTTCAGCATTGCATTGGCACGCGTTCCAGCGGGTATTGGTGAACAGGCTATCGTCCAGATACGTAACCGTGAAATGCCAGTTTTGGTCACCAAACCAGGTTTTGTGCGTGCCGGTAAATCACTGATCAATTAG
- the gcvH gene encoding glycine cleavage system protein GcvH — protein MSNVPTELKYAASHEWVCDEGNSEYVVGITEHAQELLGDMVFVDLPEVGAVVAAGDDCAVAESVKAASDIYAPISGEIIAVNDALVSSPELVNSDPYSEGWLFRIKASNEAEFEDLLDADAYLASIEE, from the coding sequence ATGAGTAATGTGCCAACAGAACTGAAGTATGCGGCATCCCATGAATGGGTGTGTGACGAGGGAAATAGTGAATATGTTGTAGGCATCACTGAGCACGCGCAGGAACTGCTGGGCGATATGGTATTTGTCGATTTGCCTGAGGTTGGTGCTGTGGTTGCTGCTGGTGATGATTGTGCGGTAGCGGAATCAGTAAAGGCAGCATCGGATATCTATGCGCCAATCAGCGGTGAAATCATTGCGGTTAACGATGCTCTGGTCAGTTCTCCTGAGCTGGTTAACAGCGATCCCTACAGTGAAGGTTGGCTATTCCGTATTAAGGCTTCTAATGAGGCTGAATTTGAAGACCTGCTTGATGCCGATGCCTACTTGGCCTCCATTGAGGAATAA
- a CDS encoding SDR family oxidoreductase — MQKVALVTGASRGIGRATALLLAQQGYSIGVNYLQDKAAAEQVVALIHEQGGKAQALRANIAVEAEVVALFAALDITLGPIDALVNNAGILFQQTNIEQLTAERINNVFATNVTGYFLCCREAVKRMALRYGGQGGAIVNVSSAAARLGAPGEYIDYAASKGAIDTLTTGLALEVAAQGIRVNGVRPGLIYTDMHASGGEPGRVDRVKATLPMQRGGQPEEIAQIIVWLLSDAASYVTGSFIDAAGGR; from the coding sequence ATGCAAAAAGTTGCTTTAGTCACCGGTGCCAGCCGGGGTATTGGCCGTGCAACCGCTTTATTACTTGCCCAGCAAGGTTATTCGATTGGCGTTAATTATCTGCAAGATAAGGCTGCTGCAGAGCAGGTAGTGGCGCTAATTCATGAGCAAGGGGGAAAAGCACAAGCTTTGCGCGCAAATATTGCAGTAGAAGCTGAAGTGGTGGCGCTGTTTGCTGCTCTGGATATCACGCTTGGCCCGATAGATGCACTGGTTAATAACGCGGGTATTTTATTTCAGCAGACGAATATTGAGCAGCTTACTGCCGAGCGCATCAATAACGTGTTTGCGACCAACGTCACGGGCTATTTTCTGTGCTGCCGTGAAGCGGTAAAACGTATGGCATTGCGCTATGGTGGGCAGGGGGGCGCGATCGTTAACGTTTCTTCCGCAGCGGCACGTCTTGGAGCACCGGGAGAATACATCGACTACGCGGCATCAAAAGGGGCTATTGATACGCTAACTACTGGCCTGGCACTGGAAGTGGCCGCGCAGGGCATAAGGGTGAATGGCGTGAGACCCGGTTTGATCTACACTGACATGCATGCCAGTGGCGGGGAACCGGGCCGCGTGGATCGGGTAAAAGCGACGTTACCGATGCAGCGTGGTGGCCAACCGGAAGAGATCGCACAGATTATCGTCTGGCTGCTTTCTGACGCGGCTTCCTATGTGACCGGCAGTTTTATCGACGCTGCCGGTGGGCGTTGA
- a CDS encoding HD domain-containing protein, producing the protein MSSALPVLDFGSMTQVIRFLMEIDKLKSVQRRTKIIGTQRQENSAEHSWHFAITAMSLAPYASEEVDIQRVIQMALLHDIVEIDTGDVFVYDLAARAAIHDQEVAAAKRLFGLLPEPQREYFTALWQEYEDGESADAKFALILDRSMPMLMNLHNEGQSWVENNVSLEQVLARNGMIADIHPELWLHLLRHLQDAQRKGWLK; encoded by the coding sequence ATGTCATCAGCTCTACCCGTCTTAGATTTTGGCTCAATGACTCAAGTTATCCGGTTCCTGATGGAAATCGATAAATTGAAAAGCGTTCAGCGCCGTACCAAGATAATAGGCACTCAGCGCCAGGAAAACTCAGCCGAGCACAGTTGGCACTTTGCCATTACTGCAATGAGCTTGGCTCCTTATGCCAGTGAGGAAGTGGATATTCAGCGTGTGATCCAGATGGCACTACTGCACGATATCGTCGAAATTGATACCGGTGACGTTTTTGTTTACGATCTGGCAGCACGTGCGGCAATCCACGATCAGGAAGTGGCCGCGGCCAAAAGATTATTCGGCCTATTGCCTGAGCCCCAACGCGAATATTTCACTGCTCTATGGCAAGAATATGAAGATGGTGAAAGCGCCGACGCCAAATTTGCATTGATTCTGGATCGCAGTATGCCAATGCTGATGAACCTGCATAATGAAGGCCAGAGCTGGGTAGAGAACAACGTCAGCCTGGAACAAGTGCTGGCACGCAATGGTATGATTGCAGATATCCATCCAGAATTGTGGCTGCACCTACTCAGACATTTGCAGGATGCCCAGCGCAAAGGCTGGCTGAAATAA